The Pseudomonas graminis region GCTGTCGGCACCCAGCGCGGTGAACGGCCCCCGCACATGGGCCGCCAGTTGTGCCGCGACGAACTCTGCGTACCCGGTCACGGCAACCACCGGGGTCTGCGAGCTGCCGAGGCAGTCCTGCAGATGGCTGGTCCTCGGTGCCTCGCCGCGCAGAAGGCGTTTATGCCGGGACTGGCGTTCTGCGTCCCGCGCCAGTTTGGTGTAGCTGGGGCAGCTCCACACTTCGGCGGCGATGCCCCAGTCATCGTGCAGGATCTGCGCGGCGGCTTGCACCTCCCGCAGCATGAGTCCTGCGCCAAGCAACCGAACCTGCGGTGCCACGGGGGTCGGGTTGTCCAACCGGTACATCCCCATAAACGCCTGGGTCCGATCACACGCCAGCCCATCACCGCTTTCATCGTGCAGCGTCATGTAGCAGAAGCCGGGCGCCCCTTGCACATAGAGTTCGTCAAGCGCACCGATAAGTATTGCCCTGGCTTCATCGCCACTGGCGGGGTCGAAAGGGATGCAGTGCCGATTGGAGGCCAGCCACAACGGCAACCACGGGTGAGCACCTTTTGCCCAGCGCGACGGGGAAGACTCAATGTCATTGAGAACAATGCCTCGCTGCCCGGTCTGGGACGTGAGCATCGAGAGGTGCGCGGAGGTGGCTGACTGAGTCATGTAGAACAACGGCCGCTCATCGTTGCGCGTCGGTTCGCTGAACCACAACGGCCACGCACTGATCGCCGTGCCGGTGGATGGCTCGTGGGCACGGTCGTTGACCTTCCAGAATTGGCCGCGGGTGCGCTGATCGCTTTCAAGGCGCTTGATCAGATCGACAACGGTAAAGAGCGGAGAACTCTGGGTGACCACTCCCGACAGGTGGCTGTGCTCAATGCACTCGATGCACGCCTGAGCCGCCGATTCGGTCCTGGCGGTGCGCTGTAAACGAAGGCTATCCATGAAGATGAAACTCCTGTGACTGTCTTGCGGGGTGCTAAAGGAATAATGCAGACTCATTGCAAATGCAACCACAAGGACGGAACCTTCGATGAATACTGCCTCGCTGCACCTGTACACGGCCGATACTCCCAACGGCCAGAAAATCCCCATCGCCCTCGAAGAACTCGGCCTCGACTACACCCTGACCCCTGTCGATCTGAACAAGGGCGAGCAGAAAGCCCCTGACTTCCTGGCCCTCAACCCGAACGGAAAAATCCCGGTCCTGATCGATCGCGCCAACGGCGTGACGCTGTTTGAATCGGCAGTGATCCTGACTTATCTGGCTGATCAGCACGCTGCACTGGGTGGCGAGAACCCGGCGGAACGCCTGCAGGTCCAGCAATGGCTGAGTTTCCAGATCGCAAGCGTGGGGCCGATGCTCGGACAGCTCTGGTGGTTCCGCCATGCCAGCACGATCGCCAACGACCAGGCGCTGGACCGCTACCGTAAAGAGTCGCTGCGGCTCTACAAGGTAGTGAACAGTCAACTTGCCGATCGCGAGTACATTGCCGGCCAGCGCTACACCATCGCCGACATTGCGCTGTTCACCTGGCTGCGCACGTATGAAGAACTGGACCTGGACATTTCGCTGTTTCCGGCGGTGCGCGCCTGGTTGCAAACCATCGAGCAGCGCCCGGCCGTCAAGCGAGGGCTGGCAACCTCTCGCCAGGAACACTGAACCCCATCCGCCTGATGCCAACAAAAAGAAGATGCTGATCATGCATTTCAACGCTCCGCTTTTCGTCAGGCCGGGCCAGGATCCAAACCTGGCCACCCTGATCGAGCACTTGCCCTCGGAAATAGACTGCCCGTTCACCTACGCCACCATCGACAAACGCACCTTTGGCCTGTCGAACTTCCTGTCCAGCTTCCCCATTGCCTGGCAGCGCAAATACTGCGGCGAGGCACTGCACCGCGTCGATCCGATCATTTCCCACGGCGTGCAAAGCGTCGCGCCTTTCCACTGGACCGAAGCCTACCGGCGCAAACCCGTGCAGGGGCAGGGCGCATTCGAGCAGCTCACCCGAGAGTTCTCGATGCAGGACGGCTACACCTTCGTCGTCCACGATCCGCAACAGCGCATGGGGTTGTTGAGTCTGGTCAACCGCGAGCAGAGTCCGCACTTCCACCGCCAGATCCAGCACATTAAAGGCACGCTGCAACTGGCATTGGTGGCGTTTCACAGCGGCATGAACCCGGACGCGATGTCGCAGAACACCGCAGAGCCGCCACTCACTGTCCGCGAGCACACGATTCTGGGTTGGGTGTCCCTCGGCAAGTCCTACAGCGAGATCGCCTGCATCTGTGACATCCGTGTGCGCACGGTCAAGTTCCACATGGCCAACATCGTGCGCAAGCTTGAGGTCGACACCGCCAAGCAGGCGGTGTTTGTGGCGTCCCGCCTGGGAATCGCCTGACGGGGGTGCCGGTGCGCCTTCTGCACCGGCGCATCCGACAAGGCTGCGCGGGCAAGCGTTGCCTGTACCTAGGTACAGTTTCGGGGCGAAAAGGAATACAGAATGATTGCCGGGCAGCCCTGATAACAAACCCACAATGAGAGGGATCCCTCATGACGTTCTCTGCCCAGCCCGTCAGTACGCATGAAGCACGTGTCCTGGAAGACATTACTCAGCACGAAATTACCGCCCTCAAAACCCGGCACAATCTTGCCGATGCCCACACCCACCAGAACCAGAGCCGCACCCAGGCCGACATCGTCCGAAAGCTCCCCCAGTTGTGGCAACGCGCGCAGACGCTGACCCAATACGAGAGCGAGCAAGCGTTCATCAAGGCATTTTTTCAGTTTCACGGTCAGCACCATGCGCTCAAGCGCAGCGATGAGATTTACCTGGTGTACGCCGCCTCGGTGGCGATGCACATCACCGCCACCTTTCTGCGCAAGCACGACATGAGCGTCGCCCTGATCGAACCCTGCTTCGACAACCTGCACGATCTGCTCAAGCACATGGAAGTGCCGATGACCCCGCTGCCGGAGGCGATCCTGGCTGACCCTACCCAGGTCTACCGGCTGCTGGAGAAAACCGCATCGTCGGTCGACGCGATCTTTCTGGTGGACCCGAACAACCCGACCGGCACGTCCATGTTCGCCGAGGGCCCGGAAACCTTTATCGAAGTCGCGAAGTACTGCCGCGATCACGACAAGATCCTGATTCTGGACTTCTGCTTCGCCTCGTTTCTGAAGGTAACCGGCGGTCAGCGCGTCGACGCCTACGCGATCCTCGATGAGATCGGCACCGACTACCTGGTGATGGAAGACACCGGCAAAACCTGGCCGCTGCAGGACACGAAATGCGCGACATTGATGAGCAGTCGCCGCTTGAACCCGGAGATCTACAGCATCGTCACCAGCGTGCTGCTCAACGTTTCACCCTTCATTCTTCAAGTCGTCACCGAGTACATCAACGACAGCGAAGCCGATGGCTTTGCCTCCGTTCGCGACGTGCTGCAGACCAACCGCAAGGTGGCACGCGAATACCTTGAAGGCACGATGCTGCGCTACGTAGAACCGGCCATTGAAACCAGCGTCGCCTGGTTTGAAATCCAGCGCGATGACCTCTCGGGCGATGACCTGCAAGCCTACCTGCTGACCCATCAGGCCTACGTCTTGCCCGGTCGCTATTTCTTCTGGAGCCATCCGGAGCAAGGCCGCTCTTTTGTGCGCCTGGCCCTGGCCCGTGACCCTGACGCTTTCGAAGAGGCTCTGCAGGTTATCCGCCAGGCGCTGGAGGCTTACGATGCTTGAAGAGGCGCCGATGATTGATGCGACGGTATTCATGGGCATGCATCACCAAAATGCCGACATCCGCGCCAAGTCGCTGGGGTTTTTCACCCGGCGCTATCACAGCGAAGTGCGCATGAGCTTCAGCCAGATTGGCGTCTGCGATGCCATTATCTGGAAGAAAGCCCGCGAGCTTCAGGACGTTTACTACCCCTTTATGGATGTCCTGCACTCCGACATGAACATTCTGCGCGCGGGCTACAGCGACGCAGCGCTGACCCGGGCGGCCAGCAGCCCGGCGTTGGCCGGGCTGTCTGCGGAAAAGCGCCTGCAGGCGGCGCAGGTGCTTGAGGCCGATTGCCTGTTCTACACCCATGACCGCGACTACCAGAACTGCGCAGCGCTGAAACCGCACCTGGCCTCATTCGACGCCGCGTCCGGCGTCCATGGGTTTCCCGACGGGTTGCAGCGGCTGTACAACGCCTCCCTTGAGCTGGTCATTGCCGAGGAGGATTACCAGCATGTCTAGACACCAAGTGCTGGTGCCCCTGGTGACGCCACTCGACGCCGACGCGAGGGTCTGCCGGCAAAGCGTGAAGCAGCTCGTTCATGCCTGCGGGCCGCTGGTTGACGGGTTCATCCCGTGTCTGACCTCAGGCGAAGGCTGGAATCTGTCCGCCGCGCAGTGGACCGACATGCTCACGTACACCCTCGAGTTTGCCGGGGACACCCATCGCGTTGTGGCGGGCATTGAGCTCCCCACCACTGAGGAGGTAATTGAACGGGCCGAACGGGCGCGCAAGCTTGGCGCCAGGGAAATCATCGTGACGTCACCCTTTGCCCCCGGCATCAGTCAGGCGCAAATTCTGGCCCATTACCAGGCGATTCACAGCCGCACCCCGCTGGACCTGCTGGTCTACAACGAATCGGCGCTGTCGGGTAATGAAAAGAGCTTCGATACGCTGTTGAAGATTGCTCGGCTGGAGCGTGTGACCGGCCTCAAGGACTCGCCGAGCCAGGCGCGGACGCAGGCGCAGATCGACCGCATTCGGGGGGAGGGCGTGGATTACTTCATCGGCTGGGAGCGGGAACTGGCCGGCGCGTTGATCAGCGATGGAAACGTTGTCTCCCTTGCCAACCTCGAGCCGGCCCTGTGCCGGGTGGCCTGCCTCGCACAGCAGCCAGACGTTGCAGCCATCGTGGCCCGGCTGAATGACACATTCTGCCTGGGTGAGGATGACTGGTACGCACACGTGAAGCGCGAACTGGCGGCCCGCGGGGTCCTGCGTTCGTCGCTCACGACACAGAAACATAATGCTCACGAGCGCGTTGCTCTCGAGCCAGTCAGTGCGGAGTACGCCAGATGATCGTTTCCCAGAAATCGCTGTTTCGCGCAAACCGGGCACTGATCGAGACGCTTCAGCCCATCCCCGCCGAGCTGCTGGACTTTGAGCAGCAATGGCTTGACGCTGCGATCCGCGACAGCATGACCGAGCAGCAGCCAGCCAATCTGGGCGAACTGCGCGCCATGCTCGCGGCGCTGGTGGAACACGACAAGGCAGAAGAGCCGGAGACGGCGCGCTATGTGGCCGAACATATGAGCCTGGACGAATTCAAGATCCTCGTGCAGGAGTTCGCCCTCGACGGTCTCACCGAAGCCCAGGTGTTTTATCACCTCATGCCGCGTCTGAGCCTTGAGGCCCAGATGCCCATGCTGCGGATGATGATCGACGAATTCGGCTCGGGGAACATCAAGCGTTCGCACACCACGCTCTATCAGGTGCTGCTGGATGAACTGGGCATGCCGACGGATCTGGAAAGCAATATTCAGGCGAACGCCGAGGCAGGCTGCACCTTTCCCAACATGTTCTGCTGGCTGACCATGCGTGCCCAGGATCCGTCATATTTCGCTGGCGTCATCACTTACTTCGAGACGGTGGTGCCGTTCTTCTTCGGTTGCTACACCACGCTGTGCGACAGGCTCGGGATCAAAGCCCACACCTATTACAGCGAACATGTGCACATCGACGTCTTCCATGCCCTTGAAGGTCAGCGGCTGCTCAAAGCGATGGACAACGACAAGCAACTGAACCACGCCAATGCCTGGCAAGGCATCTGCATGGGGCGGTTGATCACCAACCATGCGTTCGATCAGGCGGTGTACAAGGCTCAGTCGATCAAAATCGGCGAGGGCGTTGCCCATGCTTGACGAAGGGGAAGTGGCAGTGAGGCCGGCGACCTTCGTGATTCAGGCCGGGGAGGACCTCTACGAAGTGCCCAGTCTGTGCCCGCACCGCGAGGGCTGGCTGGAGCATGGGACGGTCAATCACAACCGACGGACGATCGCCTGTCCGCTGCACTTCTCGGTGTTCAGTCTGGAAACGGGCGAGCAGTTGAGCGGGCCTGCCTGCGGAAATCTGACCTGCCGAAAATTGACGTGACGGCTTGCAGGGACGCGGATTCGCGTGGCTTGGGTGGTGCGGAATTCCCAGGATTGGGGGGCGGGCGGGGGACCGTGCGGCGGCGGCTGACGTTCGTCAGCGCCGCCAGACGCTGGATCTCAGCTCAGGTCAGTGCCTGATTCACGCCTGTTCGTCTTGCTCGGTCTCATCATCGTCGTGCTTGAGCGCAGGCTTCATGCCTGGCTGGGGGGCGTGCACGGCATCCGGCGCGACTTCTTCGCCGTGGTTCTTTTTCTCTTGCTGCACTTTTTTGTCGTGGGCGACGTTACGTGGATCGGTCATGGGAATTCCTTGAGCTGGCAGATGATTCGAATGCCTGCCGACGCGGCACGGTGGCCGTGAGCGTCGGGGCAAGGTTTGGAGTCAGTGCCGGGTTCAGCGTTCAGTGCATTTCGAGCCGCGATGACTGAGCCCCATGACCAAGTCGCGCGGGCGGACGATGTCGACACGGGAAATGCTCGCGAATCCTCAGCATGCTTGCTGCACAAAAGACGAATGCGTGTAGCAGAACAGGCTCGAGGCCGGCTTCGGACGACCATAAAGGTAGCCCTGGGCGTAATTGCATCCGCTGTTCGCCAGCCACGACGGCAGATGAGGCAGGTGAAATTCCTCGACCCCTTCGGCCGTGACTTGCATTTTCAGGCTGCGGGCCATGCCCAGAATCGCTTCGACCATGGGCAAGTGATCGGTCTGCCCGGGTTCAAAGAACGACCGGTCTATTTTGATCTTGTCGATCGAGAGGCGGGTCAGGTGATAAAGACTCGAGTAGCCGATGCCGAAGTCGTCCAGCGCGACCGTAATGCCGTGATCATGCAACTTGCTCAGGTTCCGCTGTGCCGCGTCGAGATTGCCGACAAGGGCCTCCTCGGTGATTTCGACTTCGAAGCGATGAAACGCAAAGTGTTCTTCCCGCAGCTGGTTCAGCAACTGATCGGGAAACAGCACGTCGGTGACCATGGTCGCGCTGACATTCATTGAGAGGCGCAAGCGGTCGTCCCAGCGGTTGGCGGCGCGACAGGCTTGCCTGATCAGCGAGCGGGTCATGACGGGGATCAGCCCCAGGCGCTCGAGCACAGGGATGAACTCCGCCGGCGTGCTGGTGCTGCCGTCGGGTTTCAACCAGCGTGCGAGCACCTCGAAACCCACGACCTCCTGCGAAGGGAGCGCCACGATCGGCTGAAAGTAGGGCACGATTTCGTCTTCTTCAACCGCCCGCTTCAGCGACAGTTCGAGGTCGGCCTGGGCCCGGCGCTGCCGTTCGTATTCGCTGTCATAGAAGTTGAAGGTCGAGCGCCCGCTTTTCTTGCCCCGGTACATTGCCGTATCAGCGCAGTGCAGCAAGGCCGATGCCTCTTGGGCATCTGTCCATGACCGCGAAATGCCGATGGTGGCGCCCAGTGCCGAGGGCTCGACCGCGGAAGACAACGGCGCACTGAGCTGAACGACCACGGCCTCGGCGATCTGGCACAGCTCAGTCTGGTGTTTGAAGTTGAGAAACAGCAGGCAAAACTCATCACCGCCCAGACGCACCGCCACCCCGCCGTTATCGTCGGCGATGGATTCCAGCCTGCGGGCTATCTCGAATAGCACAAGGTCGCCGGCTGCGTGACCGTGCTGATCATTGACGGCCTTGAAATGGTCAAGATCAATGAGCATGACCGCCGCAGGCCGCCGCAAACCGAGCTGATTGCGCACCATGTTCATGAAAATACGTCGATTGACGAGACC contains the following coding sequences:
- a CDS encoding DUF6190 family protein; amino-acid sequence: MLEEAPMIDATVFMGMHHQNADIRAKSLGFFTRRYHSEVRMSFSQIGVCDAIIWKKARELQDVYYPFMDVLHSDMNILRAGYSDAALTRAASSPALAGLSAEKRLQAAQVLEADCLFYTHDRDYQNCAALKPHLASFDAASGVHGFPDGLQRLYNASLELVIAEEDYQHV
- a CDS encoding transketolase-like TK C-terminal-containing protein — protein: MDSLRLQRTARTESAAQACIECIEHSHLSGVVTQSSPLFTVVDLIKRLESDQRTRGQFWKVNDRAHEPSTGTAISAWPLWFSEPTRNDERPLFYMTQSATSAHLSMLTSQTGQRGIVLNDIESSPSRWAKGAHPWLPLWLASNRHCIPFDPASGDEARAILIGALDELYVQGAPGFCYMTLHDESGDGLACDRTQAFMGMYRLDNPTPVAPQVRLLGAGLMLREVQAAAQILHDDWGIAAEVWSCPSYTKLARDAERQSRHKRLLRGEAPRTSHLQDCLGSSQTPVVAVTGYAEFVAAQLAAHVRGPFTALGADSLEPHQRLDRHWIAMTALRELANLEQISTALVSQALDRYRLV
- a CDS encoding Rieske (2Fe-2S) protein, producing the protein MLDEGEVAVRPATFVIQAGEDLYEVPSLCPHREGWLEHGTVNHNRRTIACPLHFSVFSLETGEQLSGPACGNLTCRKLT
- a CDS encoding putative bifunctional diguanylate cyclase/phosphodiesterase, with translation MNDLHRRNPCRLPVLLMIAVSTVIGLSVLWEFKLEGWVMHWLALPYDADFEDAERWRFVLTSTGFSLISLIVPTILLRRLIANAQSSFRRLKQAQAQTETLATYDSLSGLVNRRIFMNMVRNQLGLRRPAAVMLIDLDHFKAVNDQHGHAAGDLVLFEIARRLESIADDNGGVAVRLGGDEFCLLFLNFKHQTELCQIAEAVVVQLSAPLSSAVEPSALGATIGISRSWTDAQEASALLHCADTAMYRGKKSGRSTFNFYDSEYERQRRAQADLELSLKRAVEEDEIVPYFQPIVALPSQEVVGFEVLARWLKPDGSTSTPAEFIPVLERLGLIPVMTRSLIRQACRAANRWDDRLRLSMNVSATMVTDVLFPDQLLNQLREEHFAFHRFEVEITEEALVGNLDAAQRNLSKLHDHGITVALDDFGIGYSSLYHLTRLSIDKIKIDRSFFEPGQTDHLPMVEAILGMARSLKMQVTAEGVEEFHLPHLPSWLANSGCNYAQGYLYGRPKPASSLFCYTHSSFVQQAC
- a CDS encoding pyridoxal phosphate-dependent aminotransferase, which encodes MTFSAQPVSTHEARVLEDITQHEITALKTRHNLADAHTHQNQSRTQADIVRKLPQLWQRAQTLTQYESEQAFIKAFFQFHGQHHALKRSDEIYLVYAASVAMHITATFLRKHDMSVALIEPCFDNLHDLLKHMEVPMTPLPEAILADPTQVYRLLEKTASSVDAIFLVDPNNPTGTSMFAEGPETFIEVAKYCRDHDKILILDFCFASFLKVTGGQRVDAYAILDEIGTDYLVMEDTGKTWPLQDTKCATLMSSRRLNPEIYSIVTSVLLNVSPFILQVVTEYINDSEADGFASVRDVLQTNRKVAREYLEGTMLRYVEPAIETSVAWFEIQRDDLSGDDLQAYLLTHQAYVLPGRYFFWSHPEQGRSFVRLALARDPDAFEEALQVIRQALEAYDA
- a CDS encoding iron-containing redox enzyme family protein, whose translation is MIVSQKSLFRANRALIETLQPIPAELLDFEQQWLDAAIRDSMTEQQPANLGELRAMLAALVEHDKAEEPETARYVAEHMSLDEFKILVQEFALDGLTEAQVFYHLMPRLSLEAQMPMLRMMIDEFGSGNIKRSHTTLYQVLLDELGMPTDLESNIQANAEAGCTFPNMFCWLTMRAQDPSYFAGVITYFETVVPFFFGCYTTLCDRLGIKAHTYYSEHVHIDVFHALEGQRLLKAMDNDKQLNHANAWQGICMGRLITNHAFDQAVYKAQSIKIGEGVAHA
- a CDS encoding LuxR family transcriptional regulator, with product MHFNAPLFVRPGQDPNLATLIEHLPSEIDCPFTYATIDKRTFGLSNFLSSFPIAWQRKYCGEALHRVDPIISHGVQSVAPFHWTEAYRRKPVQGQGAFEQLTREFSMQDGYTFVVHDPQQRMGLLSLVNREQSPHFHRQIQHIKGTLQLALVAFHSGMNPDAMSQNTAEPPLTVREHTILGWVSLGKSYSEIACICDIRVRTVKFHMANIVRKLEVDTAKQAVFVASRLGIA
- a CDS encoding glutathione S-transferase family protein; this encodes MNTASLHLYTADTPNGQKIPIALEELGLDYTLTPVDLNKGEQKAPDFLALNPNGKIPVLIDRANGVTLFESAVILTYLADQHAALGGENPAERLQVQQWLSFQIASVGPMLGQLWWFRHASTIANDQALDRYRKESLRLYKVVNSQLADREYIAGQRYTIADIALFTWLRTYEELDLDISLFPAVRAWLQTIEQRPAVKRGLATSRQEH
- a CDS encoding dihydrodipicolinate synthase family protein is translated as MSRHQVLVPLVTPLDADARVCRQSVKQLVHACGPLVDGFIPCLTSGEGWNLSAAQWTDMLTYTLEFAGDTHRVVAGIELPTTEEVIERAERARKLGAREIIVTSPFAPGISQAQILAHYQAIHSRTPLDLLVYNESALSGNEKSFDTLLKIARLERVTGLKDSPSQARTQAQIDRIRGEGVDYFIGWERELAGALISDGNVVSLANLEPALCRVACLAQQPDVAAIVARLNDTFCLGEDDWYAHVKRELAARGVLRSSLTTQKHNAHERVALEPVSAEYAR